A single window of Nicotiana sylvestris chromosome 5, ASM39365v2, whole genome shotgun sequence DNA harbors:
- the LOC138869411 gene encoding uncharacterized protein → MLNKEPKTKKNIWVKWEPPKINTYKLNTDGAATGNPGRGGLGGVFRNASENSVLGYMDSIQYTTNTHAKLLAILKGLQLTEERQFTPLEINTNSTEVIRMLINGNLPFDSLIHECRSIVQRLSAVIHSYRETSKVADLLAKKGTNKNFFEDIFVTTVPLVFVKHVFWADIVGTVFERQIMDCNITNDSQVVGDLIYPPANNPSVNPNG, encoded by the coding sequence ATGTTGAATAAAGAAccgaaaaccaaaaaaaatatctGGGTAAAATGGGAGCCACCAAAAATCAACACTTACAAGCTCAACACTGATGGAGCTGCAACAGGAAATCCTGGAAGGGGAGGACTGGGAGGAGTATTCAGAAATGCAAGTGAAAATTCGGTACTCGGCTATATGGATTCCATCCAGTACACCACTAACACTCATGCAAAATTGCTAGCCATTCTGAAAGGGCTGCAACTTACAGAAGAAAGACAGTTTACACCATTGGAAATAAACACTAATTCAACAGAGGTAATTAGAATGCTAATCAATGGGAACCTCCCTTTTGACTCACTTATTCATGAATGCAGGTCAATCGTCCAAAGACTAAGTGCCGTGATCCACAGCTACAGGGAGACCAGCAAAGTTGCTGATCTGCTGGCCAAGAAGGGCACCAACAAGAATTTTTTTGAAGATATTTTTGTAACAACAGTTCCTCTGGTGTTTGTCAAGCATGTATTTTGGGCAGACATTGTAGGAACTGTTTTTGAAAGACAAATTATGGACTGTAATATTACTAACGATAGCCAGGTAGTAGGGGATTTGATATATCCACCCGCAAACAATCCGTCTGTAAACCCTAACGGGTAG
- the LOC104228573 gene encoding uncharacterized protein — MLEEAYSMLVTSSWRSWDMVKSYISQLQLKFFPPNVDLRSRDDGKANGGAGERMKEATQKSFEKSKETVEETAKLAAEMMEQKVQKTAEKVKDTESGGHKTAEKIMDTVSSGHDEL, encoded by the exons ATGCTAGAAGAAGCCTATTCTATGTTGGTTACATCATCTTGGCGTTCTTGGGATATGGTTAAGTCTTATATCAGTCAACTCCAGCTTAAGTTTTTTCCTCCAAATGTAGA TTTGAGGAGCAGGGATGATGGCAAGGCTAATGGAGGTGCTGGAGAGAGGATGAAGGAGGCTACTCAGAAGAGTTTTGAAAAGAGCAAAGAGACAGTAGAAGAAACCGCGAAATTGGCTGCTGAGATGATGGAGCAGAAAGTGCAGAAAACAGCTGAGAAAGTGAAGGATACTGAATCTGGAGGACACAAAACAGCTGAGAAAATAATGGATACTGTCTCTTCTGGACATGATGAGCTCTAA
- the LOC104228576 gene encoding small GTPase LIP1 isoform X2, which translates to MGVGKTSLVHLILNGSSIARPPQTIGCTVGVKHTTYGNSGSSSTSIKGDAERDFFIELWDISGHDRYKDCRSLFYSQINGVIFVYDLSQRRTKTSLQKWAVEIATAGTFSAPLASGGPGGLPVPYIVIGNKADIATKEGTRGSSGNLVDMARQWVEKQGLLASSEEIPLTESFPGGGGLIAAAKGARYDKEAVMKFFRMLIRRRYFSDDLPGNHWSTPVPKPLQQSSEISNDDDHLYKSKSSSYIGEYKYNALPPLPAQRNLTPPPTLYPQQPMSTPDNYNIPRFAFMSNQEINSARSKRSDINV; encoded by the exons ATGG GTGTGGGGAAGACTTCTCTTGTTCATCTGATTCTCAATGGTTCTTCCATTGCTCGCCCTCCTCAAACAATTGGCTGTACAGTCGGAGTAAAA CACACCACCTATGGAAATTCTGGTAGCTCATCAACAAGCATAAAAGGTGATGCCGAGAGAGATTTTTTTATTGAACTTTGGGATATATCAGGACATGATCGTTATAAAGATTGCCGATCTCTGTTCTACTCACAAATTAATG GTGTTATCTTTGTATATGATCTATCTCAAAGAAGGACAAAGACAAGCTTGCAGAAGTGGGCTGTAGAGATAGCAACAGCAGGGACATTCTCGGCTCCTCTAGCTTCAGGAGGTCCTGGTGGTCTCCCTGTTCCTTACATTGTTATTGGCAATAAAGCAGATATTGCTACAAAGGAGGGCACTAGAGGAAGCAGTGGCAATCTTGTTGATATGGCTCGCCAGTGGGTTGAGAAGCAAGGTCTACTTGCTTCAAGCGAAGAGATCCCATTGACTGAGAGTTTTCCTGGTGGTGGAGGTCTTATTGCG gccGCTAAGGGAGCAAGATATGACAAAGAAGCTGTCATGAAGTTTTTCCGCATG TTAATCAGGAGGAGATACTTCTCAGATGATCTACCCGGTAATCATTGGTCTACCCCAGTTCCGAAACCACTGCAGCAATCGAGCGAAATCTCAAATGATGATGATCACTTGTACAAAAGTAAAAGTTCAAG TTATATCGGTGAATACAAGTACAATGCACTCCCTCCTTTACCAGCTCAACGCAATCTCACACCGCCTCCCACGCTTTACCCACAGCAGCCTATGTCTACACCTGACAATTATAACATCCCCAGATTTGCCTTTATGAGCAACCAAGAAATCAACAGTGCCAGATCTAAGCGTTCAGATATTAACGTCTGA
- the LOC104228571 gene encoding uncharacterized protein — protein MELFRKLIVVTLFCLIIFSFGIIHTASDAAHYQNNVKDKQKDQSPTQMLEEAYSMLVTSSWRSWDMVKSYINQLQLKYFPPNVDFRSRDDGKANGGAGERMKEATQKSFEKSKETVEETAKLAAEMMEQKVQKTAEKVKDTESGGHKTAEKIMDTVSSGHDEL, from the exons ATGGAATTATTTAGAAAACTAATTGTAGTTACTCTTTTTTGTCTTATCATATTTTCCTTTGGAATTATTCACACAGCTAGTGATGCTGCTCATTATCAGAATAATGTCAAAGACAAACAAAAAGATCAATCTCCCACACAAATGCTAGAAGAAGCCTATTCTATGTTGGTTACATCTTCTTGGCGTTCTTGGGATATGGTTAAGTCTTATATCAATCAACTCCAGCTTAAGTATTTTCCTCCAAATGTAGA TTTTAGGAGCAGGGATGATGGCAAGGCTAATGGAGGTGCTGGAGAGAGGATGAAGGAGGCTACTCAGAAGAGTTTTGAAAAGAGCAAAGAGACAGTGGAAGAAACCGCGAAATTGGCTGCTGAGATGATGGAGCAGAAAGTGCAGAAAACAGCTGAGAAAGTGAAGGATACTGAATCTGGAGGACACAAAACAGCTGAGAAAATAATGGATACTGTCTCTTCTGGACATGATGAGCTCTAA
- the LOC104228577 gene encoding probable WRKY transcription factor 50 yields the protein MENFQYSNPNPNYGATDFIETPEFELSDYLFPVDGLNDDFLLQNEMTSEFIQSISSYSNPAPSSTNNIKCTKGVKKYNKVIAKSRVAFRFKSDLEVLDDGFKWRKYGKKMVKNSPNPRNYYKCSTGGCNVKKRVERDNDDSSYVITTYEGIHNHESPCVLHFTQFPPNIPTYGLHNLHL from the exons ATGGAAAATTTTCAATactcaaaccctaaccctaattATGGAGCTACTGATTTTATTGAGACGCCGGAATTTGAGCTCTCCGATTATCTCTTTCCTGTCGACGGATTGAATGATGATTTTTTGTTACAAAATGAAATGACTTCTGAATTTATTCAAAGTATTTCCAGCTATTCCAATCCCGCTCCAAGTTCAACTAATAACAT AAAATGTACAAAAGGTGTAAAGAAGTACAACAAGGTGATTGCAAAGTCTAGGGTTGCATTTAGATTTAAATCGGACTTGGAGGTGTTGGATGATGGATTTAAATGGAGGAAGTATGGCAAAAAGATGGTCAAGAATAGTCCAAATCCAAG GAATTACTACAAATGTTCAACTGGAGGATGCAATGTGAAGAAGAGAGTTGAAAGGGACAATGATGACTCAAGCTATGTCATCACAACCTATGAAGGAATTCACAATCATGAGAGTCCATGTGTTCTTCACTTCACACAATTCCCTCCCAACATTCCCACTTATGGCCTTCATAATCTTCACCTTTAG
- the LOC104228576 gene encoding small GTPase LIP1 isoform X1, with translation MMFWRERERETKEQNGGPPCGQVRVLVVGDSGVGKTSLVHLILNGSSIARPPQTIGCTVGVKHTTYGNSGSSSTSIKGDAERDFFIELWDISGHDRYKDCRSLFYSQINGVIFVYDLSQRRTKTSLQKWAVEIATAGTFSAPLASGGPGGLPVPYIVIGNKADIATKEGTRGSSGNLVDMARQWVEKQGLLASSEEIPLTESFPGGGGLIAAAKGARYDKEAVMKFFRMLIRRRYFSDDLPGNHWSTPVPKPLQQSSEISNDDDHLYKSKSSSYIGEYKYNALPPLPAQRNLTPPPTLYPQQPMSTPDNYNIPRFAFMSNQEINSARSKRSDINV, from the exons ATGATGTTTTggagggaaagggaaagggagaCTAAAGAGCAAAATGGTGGTCCACCTTGTGGACAAGTCAGGGTGCTTGTTGTTGGAGATTCAG GTGTGGGGAAGACTTCTCTTGTTCATCTGATTCTCAATGGTTCTTCCATTGCTCGCCCTCCTCAAACAATTGGCTGTACAGTCGGAGTAAAA CACACCACCTATGGAAATTCTGGTAGCTCATCAACAAGCATAAAAGGTGATGCCGAGAGAGATTTTTTTATTGAACTTTGGGATATATCAGGACATGATCGTTATAAAGATTGCCGATCTCTGTTCTACTCACAAATTAATG GTGTTATCTTTGTATATGATCTATCTCAAAGAAGGACAAAGACAAGCTTGCAGAAGTGGGCTGTAGAGATAGCAACAGCAGGGACATTCTCGGCTCCTCTAGCTTCAGGAGGTCCTGGTGGTCTCCCTGTTCCTTACATTGTTATTGGCAATAAAGCAGATATTGCTACAAAGGAGGGCACTAGAGGAAGCAGTGGCAATCTTGTTGATATGGCTCGCCAGTGGGTTGAGAAGCAAGGTCTACTTGCTTCAAGCGAAGAGATCCCATTGACTGAGAGTTTTCCTGGTGGTGGAGGTCTTATTGCG gccGCTAAGGGAGCAAGATATGACAAAGAAGCTGTCATGAAGTTTTTCCGCATG TTAATCAGGAGGAGATACTTCTCAGATGATCTACCCGGTAATCATTGGTCTACCCCAGTTCCGAAACCACTGCAGCAATCGAGCGAAATCTCAAATGATGATGATCACTTGTACAAAAGTAAAAGTTCAAG TTATATCGGTGAATACAAGTACAATGCACTCCCTCCTTTACCAGCTCAACGCAATCTCACACCGCCTCCCACGCTTTACCCACAGCAGCCTATGTCTACACCTGACAATTATAACATCCCCAGATTTGCCTTTATGAGCAACCAAGAAATCAACAGTGCCAGATCTAAGCGTTCAGATATTAACGTCTGA